Within the Hippoglossus stenolepis isolate QCI-W04-F060 chromosome 2, HSTE1.2, whole genome shotgun sequence genome, the region CTATAGTCTTTGTTATTGTTCTTGCAAACACTTTCTTCTCTATCCTTCTGCCCAGATGAAGATATCTCCCACAGCGTGTTGGTCTCTAGAGGATGCACCCCACATACCATGGTCCAGTCTGTGTCACCCAGTATACCCATCCCTTCACGGAGCAGTCTCAGCTGCAGGACCAGTGGCCTGCCGGTATTCTCCAGCTCCCCAACATGCTCACTGCCTCCGCTGCCATGTGGAAGTGCACCCCGACGAATTCCCTCACCAAAGCAGGACATGGCGTTTTCGCAAGGATCCTTCTTGTCACACCACAACAGAAACAGTGGCGTCTCGCTCCTCTCCATGTCAACATGCTCAGACACCAGCTACATCCTTGGCAGGTAAAACTCACTGTTAAAGCATGGCCTGCCATTAATCAGGTATGCATGCTGTACATGCAGTCTTCCAGCGTATTGCGAATACTAGTGCAGTGCACATTGTaaacatttctgtgtggaatgggctgtttgtttggcctgtggtgatgctggttgcagttttcttacagaaactgtaaaagtgacctgcagtaattgagctgcagtAAGTAAAGACTTGCTGCAGGACTCCGTCCACAgaaccgctgctgcacaaagagctgttcacctgtttattcaaagttcagagaAGCTCAACTCAGTGCACAGAACCCTGAACCGGAGAATTAGTTGTTGCCATTGTCATGACCGGCCCGTTGTCGTGCTGTTGTCATGATGACATGTTTTCCCAGCCCCCGCCGCCACAGGGCTGTGGTCACCTGTTTACTCTGTGTGTCCAAATTGCAAATTCGACAGTGCACTGCCTTGGGCATGCAGTGGGAAGCTGATAAAATAAATGGTTCTCAATATAAcaagccacatacagacagacaaagatttcTGGAATATGACCAATTGTAAACACTTCCTCTTCCATCCTGCATAGCACCCTGTCCTTGGCCAGTGAAGATGCTTACTCTCCAGAGTCCAACCTTACCAGTATGTCCGGCTCCTTCAGTGATGTGTCCACCATGAGGCTGTTTGATAACAGGTACAGCGCAGACAGGCCTTCGCTGACAAAACAGGGACATCTGCAGGAGCTCCATAGCAAAGGAGCACAGAGCAGTCCAGCTTCACTCAACGGGTCTATGACTGACATCCCTGTACTGTTGGTGAATGGTGCACCAGAACCAAATCTGCACATTAATTCTCCTGGACCAGAAATGGACTTGATACAGACTGTAACTGTGTCCCCCTCGAAGCCATTCTCCCCTCACAGTGAGTCGCAGGTGTCACAGTACTCAAATTTACTGGCAGCTACCACATTTTACAACACTATTTGACATAACTATCTTTATGATTGTTTAGGTTTCCGGGCCCATTTTAATGGCAGTGAGCCCTCAATGAAATTTGTCATGGATACTTCAAAGTTTTGGTTCCTTCCACATATCAACAGAGCAGAAGGTGAGAATCTCAAAACAGCACTTCAAACATATATGAAGACTATGTAGCTTTACTCCAGCTCTCAAGTTCATTCCTCTGATAGGATCCAGttcttttttcatctctgtgaTACCTCTAAGCCTTTTCTGTGATGTTTAATTCATTCTAGCTGAAGCCCTGGTACGAGACAAGGAAGCAGGAACATTTGTGGTGAGAGACAGCACCTCTTACAGAGGCAGTTTCGGCCTGGCCATGAAGGTGGACCAAAGTCCTACCAACTTCACTCTTTCCACCTACCCAGGTAAATTGTTTTACTTGTCAGTTGTTGTTTTATCTGACCTGATGAGCCCTTTTGAATCACATGCCATTATAATAAACAGCAGTGTTTGGTCGGATACAGGACATATTGGGCCTTGTATCCCGCAGCTTCCACTtccagagacaaacaatgtGAACACGGTGTAGCAGAGAGCTCATTGAGCTCATTTGTCTATAGCAGAGACCTGAGAGGCACAGGGAATCACTTACTCAACTCTGCTGATGTGTATGGTCATGTCTGACGACATCCAGCTATCTGTGGTGAGGCAGGAGACagtgctgttattttttccacCCACAGTATGTCCTGTgtaaacacaaaggaaaaccaGCTGTTTATGGAACTGTAAGCAATCTGAGAAGAAAAAATGGACCTCACTCACAAAACAATTTTGAGGCTTACTtcatttacagatttattttttcaactgTTTTTGGAATGAGGATATGAAAGACGTGCGAGCAGTGTGTTTGCACTAAGGCCATTTCAGTGTATGCAGGCTTACAGTGTGCTGTCTGTTTCAATCTCCTCTGCTGAATTATATCTCCAAGGATAATCAAAACACAATTATCCTTGGTCCAGGGATGTCACTAtaaccttttctctttctggGTTTTTCAGGAACAGTTTATAGTGAAACAAGAATTTTGTTACACAAAATTATGAATGATTTATAAGATGTGATGGAAATGAGAGATCTGAAAGAAGTACAATTTGATTGAATGAATGCATTGCCTAGAAAATATGTGGTGGCTAGGGTAAAGTACCCTGTTACATAATGGGTTACAGGCTATCctatcatttcaaatttgtgGGTTTGCTGTGTGATCATCTTGCTTTTTGTTGCTGAGGGCTGTAATGTGGTACAGGAgactaaaactgaaaatgttaaatgCATCAATTAGAATAATTCATCAAATACGAGGTATATTAAATAATCTCTGCCATTGCCTTTTTATCATGACACTTAAAGTTCAGTGTAAAATGTCCTGACATTTGTCCTTTATTAAAACAGGAGAGAGCAGTTCAGACGTTGTCAGACACTTCCTCATTGAATCATCAACTAAGGGCGTTCGGGTCAAAGGCTCTTCTCAGGAGCCATACTTTGGTAAGTGCCTGCAACACCTACAGATACACATCTAGAAGTTATCAGCTTTTCTTAAAATGCACTCCTACTCAATATGACTGCACATCCTGCTCTGGTGATGTCTGCCCCACCAGACCTGAGTCAGCCATGTCTGGCCTCAAGGGATGTGGGTGGGCAACAGCGCAGGGATcttgttatttattcaaaagtATGAGGTCATGAGGGCGGGTTCTCACACCCACAGAGCCATTATCAAGGATTATCATTGTCTTCCCTCTTATCAGAGTCTAAGGATTGTGTAAGGATTGAGACTCATGCACTGCTGTACCTGCCTCATGGctgagatgaagagaaaaggaaatcaTGTCAtcacatttcttcctctttgctgTAGCTGTGAGCTGTAGTCaatttcacactgcaaacatttTTTCAAGTACCATTGCAGTCACCTGGTTTGCTcaatataatatgaataaaataataaccatTTTAAATCTCAACGTCTTCCTATCTCAACAACTATATCCAGATTCCTTGTCAAAAACCTAAACTACCATACACATCCTAGAAAGTAACCTATGCAAAACACCAATATTTTACTTTTGGTTTTCCGGAGTGACACAGTGAGTTTCTCCATCATGCTTTGACAAAACTGTGGTTTTCTATTACTTTTAAAGGTAGTCTCTCAGCCCTGGTCTACCAGCACACTATCACCGCTTACGCTTTACCCTGCAAATTACTGCTCCACTCCCAAGGTGAGTAAGTCCGCCTAtaatgtcactgtgtgtgtgtgtgtgtgtgtgtgtgtgtgtgtgtgtgtgtgtgtgtgtgtgtgtgtgtgtgtgtgtgtgtgtgtgtgtgtgtgtgtgtgtgtgtgtgtggtctaggTTGTACTTATTTTGTGGGGATCGAAGTCTGTTTAGGCTataatataaatcattaaaCTTTAAGGCTATggtttaaggttagggttagatttaAGTTAGAGGGGGGGGTTAGGGAAGTGGTAGGTAGGTGGATGTAGGGAAGTTTCAAGAAAGTCTCCAAGAAATTAACGTTGTCCAGtcaagactgtgtgtgtgtgtgtgtgaatgcgtctgtgtgttaatgtattATTTGCGTTCACAGATCTGGGCACAGCAGAGCAAAAGTCAAATGACAAACCAGCCTCAGACGACAAGAGTAAAACAGGTGAGACTACACAACATACAACTCACCCCTGTTTATTACCATTAGTATATAACTCAAGGTTTTACTGCAGGCACCTCACTTAGAGTAAAACAAGGAACAACATAAAAATGAGGAAACTCAATAGCTGCTTATTAGTAAGGAcaggaaatgtcacatttaagCTGCAGAAGTTGTTTGAAGCTTCTTTCATGTGTACCGTCCTATCGTTTCTCCAACTGTGCCTGTTTGGAGTCCACAGGCCTGCCTCTGAATTAATGTTAAcataacaaacatttaaataacgtTATCGCCATGTTGTTTTCAATGAGCGAAAACAGataggaaaggaaaggaaaggttTCCTGACTTCTGAGTCAGATCTGAGACCCATGCAGGTTAACTCACCCTCAttacagcagccattttgaatGATCATGGCGGGAAAAGCAGACTCAAGTGTAATAAATGAGCTTGATTGAAGGACGCTGCATCATATTCTGGTGTGTCAGTGCAGGAAGTGTTGTCCACGTGTTAAATGGAACAGACATGTAATGACAGTAGTTATAACTAGAGTTTAGTACCAATGAGGAGTAAAAAGTCTGTGAGCATTCAAGAAAATTGCTTCAGTTTGCTATGACTGTTTGTTTCGTAGGCCTCTGCATAATCTTATCCTGCTGATGTAGTGGagaaaaagtacaatatttagCTCTGAAATGTGGTGAACATGAAATATAGAGTAGCATAAACCAGAAATGatcagaaattaatttaatctaTTACTGAGCGTGATAAATAATTCACAAATTAGTCAACCACAAATATTTTTGAAGTTACTAAAGCTGTCTAGGAAATATTGAGGAAAATATTTCGATGGTATTGCGGCTGCATCGTCCTGTAGCGCACTACAAGTTTGTATCATAGCTGTATTGTAGCTTATATCATAGTTTCCATTTATTTCCATACATATTTCATGTATATctatttcaattcaattcagttttatttgtacagctcTGTACGGAGGAACTCCAAAGTTCCCACTATAAGCAAAACACCTTTTCTGTATATTCCCTTTATttccacgtacacacacacacaaacagtgttacGAAGTGCCGATGCCCTTGTTCCCGTGTGTTCTCATATTTCTCATAATTCTCATATAATAACACAGTGTTCATCCATTCCATAGCTTGCAACTTCATCTACCTGAATGCTGTTCCCACCGAGATGCTGACGGGCCCTTGTGCCGTTCAGAGGGCAGTGTCCTCAACATTTGGGAAGGTCTCAGGGTCCTTCATACCAACTGTGGTCAATCTGAAGGTGTCGTTGAAGGGTGTTACACTGACGGATATCAACAGGaagtaagaaaacacacatcctgTGCACTTCTTTCTGAGATCCTACTTACAGTACACAACAAACTCATGGTGGTGGTGATATGTGGTTTGTGTGCAACATTCTGTAAACACTGTACATTTCTAACGCCATCATCATTTTTTCCACAGGCTTTTCTTCAGACGCCATTACCCTGCTCACCTGCTTAGCTACAGTGGTGAAGATCCAGACAATAGATTGTGAGTATATTACAACAACATGTAGTGAAATAAaagtgattatttttttcacatctgtCCTACACATCTGGTTTGGAAACATTATGTGATGTTCATTCATGATACTTACTGAGAGTAAAGAGCTCATTGATCAGCTCATTACTCCTgttgaagtgttttctgttttattacacaTAACATTAATTCACCACCgaatttaaaatgtctattGGTCATTACATGGACTAACAAATCTCAGCATTTTAATCTTGAACTGTTTTACTCTCACAGGTGGATAAAAGGTTCCACATTTGGTGCaaggtaattttttttttttactttttatcatTACTTTCTATATCAGAATGATGTTTTGTATCTGACTGTAAAGTCTATGTATTGTTTATCTCAAAGTGAAGCCTCACAGGTTCTGAGGCTCACTTGCAATGCAATTTTTTCTACTGTGCAAAATATGTTAACTTGTACTTCTGTTTGAAATTGAATCGAAATCTAATCTTTCTGTTGCTTCTTTGTTCCACCAGGATGTTTGGCTTTGTGGCCAAAGGCATCGAGGCTGGTGTGGAGAACGTATGCCACGTCTTTGCAGAGTATGACCCCCTGCAGCCTTGCAACAAGACCGTCGAGGTTATTCAGGCGGCCATAGCCAACCTTTAGACACACAAGCACTGATACAACTCAAACAGCGTGCGGCTTTAAGGCCCTCTTTAATGCTGTCTGTATGTACTGTCCTTTTCTCAAGTAATCTCTTCAGTACCAGAAAAATGTAGATGGAAAGTGCTTAGCATTTTTAACATGGTCAGATGATTAAAGTCATATTGAAAAGGCAGGTACAACTGCAGCATATACTGTATGAAGACTGAAGACTGAAGAGTGGTCTAACAAGAAGAGACAGGGGACCAACAATGTATAGTATGATTGTAATTAAATGGCACACTGCTACTTAAAATACCGCACAACATTTCTGATCTCTTGCTGAATATATGAAGCTGCCCAGAAAATCATTACAGTGTgttattgtgtaaaatgttaaaaccaacATCTTGCATATACAGGTGGGTGCAGCAGTgtattttgtcttgtttttaatgttgaatgAATACAATGTTAATTGAAGTTTAAATGTTCAGCTGATGTTCTGAAATATAAATCAATGAGGGAATTTGAATGTTCTTTAATGAAAAGCACTTGAAATATTGTTATGTCCTTTAATTTCAAAGCAGAGTTTTTGCATATACTCTAGGTcagaatgtatttattatacCGCACTGTAAACAATTTCTTTCTGTATATTAATGGTACTCTTTTTCAAATTGTTACAATTAAAAGCTACACATTGAACTCCTGAGGTTGTGTATGGGTGGGTGGGCCTacacatgtttatttgtgagTGAACTATCTTTTTCCATTACCTCAACATCAAAGCGTCTGTACCGAGTCTGAACAGGGCGTCACATAATCACTGTACAACAATATATGTGGTTAGTCTCTTTGTGTCTTCCAGTTAGTCAATTTCAGATTGTGATGGAAAAcatttgacagaaaacacaacagtctGCAcgtatttctgtttttattttaaataatatatcgTAAGATAAAGGCATAATGCTTCATTTTGAAGTTACAGAGCTCTCAAAATGAAGAGTGTGCTTCATGAAGCAAAGCAAACTTAAGCACAGAACTGCATAGATAATATCTTTAAATATTCTCAACATATCCCGAGGCACCCAAACGCAACGCACAATGGTCCAGTTCTTGTTTTCAATATCTTTGGTGCCAAACATGATACTTAGAATAAAAACTCTAGATCTAAGGTGTAACAGATAGCATGTGTTACACAACCCGAGTCGAGCTTTGAATATACACTGCAGTGTTAACTATTTACAAATACTGCCCTCCTCTGGTTAAGACAGGGAACCTCTGAGACACTCGCTGAGTGTTGAGAGTGTGACTGCTGTTTAGGATCACAGCATAATGCGTCAAGAATGTGGCAACgtcttttgttttatattatttttcttcacatACAGAATGGACTGCAATGACAAAGACCCTCAAAATGAACACATTGTGGATATCTCTCAGTGCTGATGTTCTTCTAAGTGCTGTAAGTGTCTGCAGTGCAAGCATTTAGGGATTGTATGACAGTTATTTaacaggggagggggggtgaacaCTGTATTTCTACTTGTTTGAAAAGCATGGACCTCTCTTCTCATATGTGCATTGGACCCATTGATAATGGTAAAGAGGAAAAATTCAACACCCACCCCACAATTTCTCTTTGTAATGTTACACTATTGAATAAACACGATTTATTTTGCCATCAACAACAAAGAGTGCCCGAATAATTTACATTTGTGCACTCCAGTTTAAACTGCTAGTTGAGTAGTAGAGGTAGTATTGCTACTACTGTAACGTCCTACTACTGTAGATCTCAGCTGCATGCTTGCAATAGCTCTCACTGTTCACACTGCTGACAGTGCACCGCTGCATGTATATGTCAGGGTGGTGTAAGACATAGGAAAATAATTTGTAATGATGAAATGAGCATTATAAAATGGGATCAGGATCAACGGTGTAATAAAGTGACTGTACATGTAATACCAACTCGAAAAAATAGATTTAGTGTTAGTTCATACTGAAAGTGACTTTATAATGAAAAATTGCTTTCGAATAGTGGCAAAATTACTTATCAAATTTTCAgcactttacttttattttatttcattaaatatctatatttttgaACTTTTATGTTACATTACTGTAGTTCTACCTTCTCTTAGGATATACAATAAAGTGGGAGCTGTGATTGTGTGGTAGTGACAAATGATGTGCTCTCTCTCATGAGATAACGCTAATTAATCAAgactccccctcccccctaATAATTTCCACACAGTCCCTGACAGAAAACCTATTTAAAAAAGTCCAGCCTTAGTGATCTCTGACTCCatttatctctgtctttctgtgcaCCCAGCCTCCTGTACGGAGTGTTAATTAGGATTAAATGCAGTAGTTGAAACAGTGACAGGGTTGAGAGACACGTGTTCTTCATTTGAGTAAGATGACAGAGACATTTTTGCATATTTAATTGTTATCCTCTGTAATGTAATGAAAGTATGTGTGATAAAATTGTCGTggctttctgaaactgtaaaaaattgCCCTATTAGATCAGCACAAAAGCCCGATGGGTGAAAGTTTTGAtgagaaaaatatgtttcagtCATCAGTTCTGATGTAAAGTGAGTATATATAATTTGAAATACATATTAAGCATGATGGTAATGTCAATATCCCAGATGTGAATGACAGATGCTATCTCTGCAACTCCAGCATCACCTGTATCACCACAAACAGCTGCAAACCGGTGTTCGATCTGACCAACTGGTGACAGAGTCACTGTGTGATTGCCGGGATGCTGCGAGATCTCTTCATGATGAGACGCACCTCCACGTCAGGGAGGCTGTCCTGTTTAGTCTGGGCACACCCCTCGTCTGCTGCAGCCATGTGCAGGTCGAAGCGCAGAGACACCGACTTCTTGCGCAGCTTGGGATTCCCTCTGAAGAAGGAGCCCTCCCACTGCTTTATCACCTTGTCAATGTTCTCCGTCCTGACAAGAAACGTTAGAAATCATGTATATAACTTAAAGGTGATGATGATCACACATGATAAACATCACATCATCAGTTCGAGAACAGTTGAATTTATGTTGTAGGTCtctattttgtttattttgtctatttttcttttgtttgggAACATAACAAGATGTGTCTATCTTTCAATGTGAATGCCATTCAgctgattattttcatgtgacgtcattgtttattttgtcaatgGCGTGACAAGAATTCTTTCATGTATTAATTTAGTCATATACAACTAAGTGAGGCAGGATGTGTAATTACACGTACAATAACACTAGGGGGCAGCAAGGGAGAACACTTTGATGCTGGAAGGTGTCTGCGAGTCGTGCCATGTATGGCTCTGTGTAACAGATATAATGTACCATAGAAAATGCACATAATTCATGATATAACCAGTAGGGCACAGAGTAGCAAAAACTCTATGTCTTCCAAAACAAACTCAGTcaaacaaaattcaaattcatgCAAATCTCTATGAACAGAAGAAGAGACTgtccagaggaggagagcattGTATTTGAAAGTGTGGCTCACCAAACCGGATACTCTGACTAATAGATAATTGTTTCGGCAACAAGGAAATGTTTGAGCATATAGATAGATCATATGTTTATTGGACTTTTGGGAGttgcagaataaataaaagtaataaatgaatTGTGTCATTGGAAGAATCATACAGGAATGATTTTAGGACCatcaagacaaaataaatgatctctaaaacacgcatgcacacgcacacgcacacacacacacacacacacacacacacacacacacacacacaacacacacacacactgcagctcgtAGAGATAATTTGCATGTGTGTCACTGATCATCATGcaaatacgtgtgtgtgtgtgtgtgtgtgtgtgtgtgtgtg harbors:
- the LOC118100086 gene encoding tensin-4 translates to MMPTAKGMSHMIPNHVLRVGQTIRLDSAQETVNSQPSGNHGDSDLDISLNNLNQLILDLDPTFEPIPVNKSPSYISSPADEDISHSVLVSRGCTPHTMVQSVSPSIPIPSRSSLSCRTSGLPVFSSSPTCSLPPLPCGSAPRRIPSPKQDMAFSQGSFLSHHNRNSGVSLLSMSTCSDTSYILGSTLSLASEDAYSPESNLTSMSGSFSDVSTMRLFDNRYSADRPSLTKQGHLQELHSKGAQSSPASLNGSMTDIPVLLVNGAPEPNLHINSPGPEMDLIQTVTVSPSKPFSPHSFRAHFNGSEPSMKFVMDTSKFWFLPHINRAEAEALVRDKEAGTFVVRDSTSYRGSFGLAMKVDQSPTNFTLSTYPGESSSDVVRHFLIESSTKGVRVKGSSQEPYFGSLSALVYQHTITAYALPCKLLLHSQDLGTAEQKSNDKPASDDKSKTACNFIYLNAVPTEMLTGPCAVQRAVSSTFGKVSGSFIPTVVNLKVSLKGVTLTDINRKLFFRRHYPAHLLSYSGEDPDNRLWIKGSTFGARMFGFVAKGIEAGVENVCHVFAEYDPLQPCNKTVEVIQAAIANL